A single Vespula vulgaris chromosome 3, iyVesVulg1.1, whole genome shotgun sequence DNA region contains:
- the LOC127062442 gene encoding O-phosphoseryl-tRNA(Sec) selenium transferase: MNNQAFSLAEKLIPSTYVQQGLNAKKTRENHIRHFIEHRQWPEEGWDDATIEAFLSDLSQMDSNNFPSNCSVGEREARIASNIVARRHFRMGHGIGRSGDLEEVQPKAAGSSLMYKLTNALVLEVIRYMGVKSIAGCFLSPMATGMSLVLCMLTLKQGRPRAKYVLWPRIDQKSSFKSIITAGLEPVVIEMQIVGDELKTDMQRLEAQMVALGESVACVLTTTSCFAPRACDSVDLIAVLCTQYNIPHLVNNAYGLQSTRCMRLIQEASRKGRVDAFVQSTDKNFLVPVGGAVIGSFDKNLLDRISKMYPGRASASSTMDVMITLLSLGIAGYKQLIAERKEMYSYLKEELGKLAARHGERLLDTKGNPISMGMTLQCLSHQHDNKQVTTLGSMLFLRNVSGTRVITTTDSKHIVSHKFEGWGAHNSNYPVPYLTVAAALGMKRSDVDAFIQRLDKALTKVRRRSASVTPTASLAGSSINGDAGGAGGPGESSTASTSRASSKDSLRK, from the exons atgaataatcaaGCGTTCAGTTTGGCAGAAAAGCTTATACCTTCTACATATGTGCAACAAGGTTTAAATGCAAAGAAAACTCGCGAAAACCATATAAGACATTTTATTGAACAT AGACAATGGCCAGAAGAGGGATGGGATGACGCAACAATAGAAGCTTTTCTCTCTGATCTTTCGCAAATGGATAGCAACAATTTTCCTTCTAACTGTAGTGTCGGAGAACGTGAAGCAAGAATTGCATCGAATATAGTAGCAAGGAGACATTTTCGCATGGGGCATGGAATTGGTAGATCAGGTGATCTAGAAGAAGTACAACCAAAAGCTGCTGGTAGCAGTCTCATgtataaattaacaaatgcTTTGGTACTGGAAGTAATACGTTATATgg GTGTAAAAAGTATAGCTGGTTGTTTCTTATCTCCTATGGCTACAGGCATGAGTTTAGTATTATGTATGTTGACTCTCAAACAAGGTAGACCACGAGCAAAGTATGTTTTATGGCCTCGAATCGATCAAAAATCAAGTTTCAAGTCTATAATTACAGCAGGTTTAGAACCTGTAGTAATAGAAATGCAAATAGTTGGAGATGAATTAAAAACAGATATGCAAAGACTTGAAGCCCAAATGGTAGCTCTTGGAGAAAGCGTAGCCTGTGTACTTACAACGACAAGTTGCTTTGCACCTAGAGCATGTGATTCGGTTGATTTGATTGCAGTTTTGTGTACGCAATATAATATACCCCATTTAGTAAATAATGCCTATGG GTTACAGAGTACAAGATGTATGCGTCTCATACAAGAGGCATCGCGTAAGGGGCGTGTTGATGCATTTGTTCAAAGtacagataaaaattttcttgtaCCCGTGGGTGGCGCAGTAATTGGATCATTTGATAAAAACCTTTTGGATCGTATATCAAAAATGTATCCAGGTCGTGCAAGTGCAAGTTCTACTATGGATGTTATGATAACATTGTTGAGCCTTGGCATAGCAGGATATAAGCAACTTATTGCCGAACGTAAAGAAATGTATTCTTATCTTAAAGAGGAACTTGGAAAATTAGCAGCAAGGCATGGAGAACGTTTATTAGATACAAAAGGAAATCCAATATCCATGGGGATGACATTACAGTGTTTAAGTCATCAACATGATAATAAGCAAGTTACGACCCTAGGATCAATGTTGTTCCTTCGTAATGTTAGTGGTACTAGAGTAATCACTACAACAGACTCTAAGCACATTGTTTCGCACAAGTTTGAAG gATGGGGTGCTCATAACAGTAATTATCCAGTACCGTACCTAACTGTTGCTGCAGCTTTAGGTATGAAAAGATCAGATGTTGATGCATTTATACAAAGACTAGATAAAGCATTAACAAAAGTACGAAGGCGATCCGCTTCAGTAACTCCAACAGCATCACTTGCTGGATCCAGTATTAATGGAGATGCTGGTGGTGCTGGTGGCCCAGGTGAATCCAGCACAGCTTCAACCAGCCGAGCAAGTAGTAAAGATAGTTTAAGAAAATGA